A single window of Granulicella mallensis MP5ACTX8 DNA harbors:
- a CDS encoding SDR family oxidoreductase — protein MKSVIVITGASSGFGALTARELAKAGHTVYAGMRETTGRNAPQVEEVRRFAAENHADLRAVEMDVQSQDSVDKSLQTIVAEQGRLDVVIHNAGHMVFGPAESFTPEQLAQLYDINVLSTQRVNRAALPVLRKQGTGLVLWIGSTSTRGGTPPYLAPYFAAKAGMDAMAVSYAGELARWNIETSIIVPGAYTSGTNHFAHAGHPNDKERLAEYDKGPTAGLDKEIMAGLQSVSPEGADVIEVAQAIVQVVDMPFGTRPFRVHIDPADDGAQVVNAVADRIRVEFLHSIGLKDLLRPTRVHGNKP, from the coding sequence ATGAAAAGCGTAATCGTAATTACAGGAGCATCCAGCGGATTCGGCGCACTGACCGCCCGCGAGCTGGCAAAGGCCGGTCATACCGTGTATGCCGGCATGCGTGAGACAACAGGTCGGAACGCCCCACAGGTAGAAGAGGTCCGTAGGTTCGCAGCCGAAAACCATGCGGACCTGCGGGCCGTCGAGATGGATGTGCAGTCCCAGGACTCTGTGGACAAGAGCCTGCAGACCATCGTCGCGGAGCAGGGCCGGCTCGATGTCGTGATTCATAATGCCGGCCACATGGTCTTCGGGCCAGCCGAATCCTTCACACCGGAGCAGCTCGCGCAGCTCTATGACATCAACGTCCTGAGCACCCAGCGCGTCAACCGCGCTGCTCTGCCGGTGCTTCGCAAGCAAGGCACCGGCCTCGTACTTTGGATCGGGAGCACGAGCACGCGCGGCGGCACGCCTCCGTATCTCGCGCCTTACTTTGCGGCCAAGGCCGGTATGGATGCCATGGCCGTAAGCTACGCGGGAGAGCTCGCTCGCTGGAACATCGAGACCTCCATCATCGTTCCCGGAGCCTATACCTCGGGCACCAATCACTTCGCCCATGCGGGACATCCGAACGACAAAGAGCGATTGGCCGAATACGACAAGGGGCCAACCGCTGGACTCGACAAGGAGATCATGGCTGGCCTGCAGAGTGTTTCTCCTGAGGGGGCTGATGTCATCGAGGTCGCACAAGCCATCGTGCAGGTCGTGGACATGCCCTTCGGCACACGCCCCTTTCGCGTACACATCGATCCAGCCGATGACGGCGCGCAGGTAGTGAACGCTGTCGCCGATCGCATACGCGTGGAGTTCCTGCACAGCATTGGCCTTAAGGATCTTCTTAGGCCCACCAGGGTCCATGGGAACAAGCCCTAA
- a CDS encoding RNA polymerase sigma factor, translating into MQLALNATLTNVEAPERTGSELDDIDALVRTYRPRLLRFVTFAIGDADLAESITQDCFLKAYNGRATFRGDCAVNTWLTSIAMNLIRDQQRLQKFRFWRQARATAIDVNEAANFLPSKECSAESRILIKEQTRQVQAALEHLSVNQRSIFLMRFAEDMELAEIAAAIHMPLNTVKTHLHRALKSVRAQVGGSR; encoded by the coding sequence ATGCAGCTAGCTCTCAACGCGACCTTGACGAATGTGGAAGCTCCCGAGCGCACTGGCTCGGAGCTTGACGATATCGATGCCCTGGTGCGGACCTATCGCCCACGCCTGCTGCGCTTCGTAACCTTCGCCATCGGCGACGCGGATCTCGCGGAGTCCATCACGCAGGACTGTTTCCTCAAGGCCTACAACGGCCGCGCCACTTTCCGTGGCGACTGCGCGGTCAACACCTGGCTGACCAGCATCGCCATGAACCTCATCCGTGACCAGCAGCGGCTGCAGAAGTTCCGATTCTGGCGACAGGCGCGAGCGACCGCAATCGATGTCAACGAGGCCGCAAACTTTCTCCCCAGCAAAGAGTGCTCCGCCGAATCACGCATCCTGATCAAGGAGCAGACCCGGCAGGTACAGGCCGCGCTCGAACACCTCTCCGTCAACCAGCGCAGCATCTTCCTTATGCGCTTTGCCGAAGACATGGAACTGGCCGAGATCGCCGCGGCCATCCACATGCCGCTCAACACGGTGAAGACGCACCTCCATCGGGCGCTGAAGTCCGTGCGGGCCCAGGTTGGAGGTTCACGATGA
- a CDS encoding shikimate kinase, with protein sequence MTATAATLEAVPEPTPARSVPSAAHHPAPAGYDRIVFTGFMGSGKSTVGALLADRLGWTFLDLDTEIERRCGLAVPQIFAQLGEAHFRRQETAALASVLGRSRIVIALGGGAPEELGNRLLLEQTPATAVVFLTAPFATLYDRCQVQAATPGATERPVLADRQKAEARFAARLKHYERIADSTLDTTALSPEATVEAVLREFSQS encoded by the coding sequence ATGACCGCAACAGCCGCTACGCTTGAAGCAGTGCCCGAACCCACTCCAGCCCGATCCGTGCCCTCTGCGGCACACCACCCCGCCCCGGCCGGCTATGACCGTATCGTCTTCACCGGCTTCATGGGCTCGGGCAAGTCCACCGTCGGCGCTCTGCTGGCCGACCGGCTCGGTTGGACCTTCCTCGACCTAGACACGGAGATCGAGCGGCGCTGCGGCCTGGCCGTGCCTCAGATCTTTGCCCAATTGGGTGAGGCACACTTTCGCCGGCAGGAGACGGCAGCCCTGGCCTCCGTGCTGGGCCGCTCGCGCATTGTGATCGCTCTGGGCGGCGGCGCACCCGAGGAGCTCGGCAACCGGCTGCTGCTGGAGCAGACTCCAGCAACGGCGGTGGTCTTTCTGACCGCGCCCTTTGCTACCCTCTACGACCGTTGCCAGGTGCAGGCAGCAACGCCCGGCGCCACGGAACGCCCTGTGCTGGCCGACCGCCAGAAAGCCGAGGCCCGCTTTGCGGCGCGACTGAAGCACTATGAGCGCATTGCGGACTCCACGCTCGATACGACTGCGTTATCGCCCGAAGCGACCGTGGAAGCGGTGTTGCGGGAGTTTTCGCAAAGTTAG
- a CDS encoding SDR family oxidoreductase codes for MAKIAIVTGASRGIGRVIAKRLAKDGFSVVVNYAGSESKAQEVVSEIVAEGGTAVALQADISKPEDVQNLFAATKKQYGQIDVVVNNAGIMELSPIAKGDLELFDKTIQTNLRGTFLVFSQAAQYIAEGGRIIAFSSSVLLKSFPTYGAYIAAKAGVEGLIHVLANELAGRNITVNGVAPGPTGTELFLNGKSEEDIARLRNLSPLQRLGEPQDISNVVSFLAGPDGGWVNSQILKVNGGFAY; via the coding sequence ATGGCAAAGATAGCAATCGTAACCGGGGCATCACGTGGAATTGGTCGAGTGATTGCCAAGCGTCTTGCAAAGGACGGTTTTTCTGTCGTTGTGAACTATGCAGGCAGCGAAAGCAAAGCTCAGGAAGTCGTTAGCGAGATCGTCGCGGAAGGCGGCACAGCAGTCGCACTGCAAGCCGACATCTCGAAGCCCGAAGATGTGCAGAACCTGTTCGCAGCGACCAAGAAGCAGTACGGGCAGATTGATGTCGTCGTGAATAACGCAGGCATCATGGAGCTCTCACCCATCGCGAAGGGCGATCTCGAGCTCTTCGACAAAACGATCCAGACCAATCTGCGCGGCACCTTCCTGGTCTTCTCTCAGGCGGCACAATACATCGCCGAAGGCGGCCGCATCATTGCCTTCTCCAGCAGCGTGCTGCTGAAGTCCTTTCCTACCTATGGCGCGTATATCGCGGCGAAGGCGGGTGTCGAAGGCCTGATCCACGTTCTCGCGAACGAGTTGGCCGGACGCAACATCACGGTGAATGGAGTAGCCCCCGGACCTACAGGCACGGAGCTCTTCCTCAACGGCAAGAGCGAAGAGGACATCGCGCGGCTGCGCAACCTCTCTCCGCTGCAGCGCCTCGGCGAGCCGCAGGACATCTCCAACGTGGTGTCGTTCCTCGCAGGACCGGACGGCGGATGGGTCAATTCGCAGATTCTCAAGGTCAACGGCGGCTTCGCGTACTGA
- a CDS encoding LysR family transcriptional regulator produces the protein MRLTQLRQADLNLLVVFAVMAEERNVSRAAARLLLSQPAVSRALQRLRELFHDDLLVRTATSYELTPQGLRLMQELEVMLPRLDRLISGGEFDPAKEVARFRIAVTDSAATVFSPLLCREVLPAAGKVAFELMGWRSDRFEALARGSLDLVLDADEVKIPSPLQRLELYEEEFVCVVSASRGRGEKLTLEQYLDGEHIGVSTLGDSQTIPDDRLAALGHKRNVVVQVPYFSAAMHSIPQTKLIATVPRRFAQAYARDRRIKLLVPPEPMHSFKYVMVWHPRVNTDAAHIWLRKTIQTLGRSLSEQK, from the coding sequence ATGCGTCTGACACAACTGCGTCAAGCCGATCTCAATCTGTTAGTGGTATTCGCCGTCATGGCGGAAGAGCGCAATGTCTCAAGGGCGGCTGCGAGGCTGCTCCTGAGCCAACCTGCGGTAAGCCGTGCGCTGCAGCGCCTGCGAGAGCTGTTTCACGACGATCTTCTGGTCAGGACAGCCACATCCTATGAACTGACACCGCAGGGGCTGCGGCTGATGCAGGAGCTGGAAGTCATGCTGCCTCGGCTGGATCGCCTGATCAGTGGAGGCGAGTTCGATCCGGCAAAAGAAGTTGCGCGCTTCCGCATCGCCGTGACCGACTCTGCCGCCACTGTTTTTTCACCTCTCCTGTGCCGCGAGGTTTTGCCTGCTGCGGGGAAGGTGGCCTTCGAACTGATGGGATGGCGCTCCGATCGATTTGAAGCCCTGGCCCGCGGCAGCCTCGACCTGGTTCTCGATGCCGACGAGGTGAAGATTCCATCCCCGTTACAGCGGCTGGAACTGTACGAGGAGGAGTTTGTCTGCGTGGTATCGGCCAGCCGCGGCCGCGGAGAGAAACTTACGTTGGAGCAATATCTGGACGGGGAGCATATCGGCGTGAGTACGTTGGGGGACTCACAAACCATTCCGGACGACAGGCTGGCGGCTCTCGGACACAAGCGAAATGTAGTCGTGCAGGTCCCTTATTTCTCCGCTGCGATGCATTCCATTCCCCAGACGAAGCTGATCGCAACTGTCCCTCGCAGGTTCGCGCAGGCCTACGCCAGGGATCGCCGCATCAAGCTTCTCGTTCCGCCTGAGCCGATGCACTCTTTCAAGTATGTGATGGTCTGGCATCCCAGGGTGAACACGGATGCGGCGCATATCTGGCTAAGGAAGACGATCCAGACGCTTGGGCGTTCGCTGTCTGAACAGAAGTGA
- the hppD gene encoding 4-hydroxyphenylpyruvate dioxygenase, whose protein sequence is MSTTLAPVPETTQQREDFLPLRGTDHVEFFVGNARQAAYFYRSAFGMKLVAYAGPETGRRDRASYVVQQGKVRFVLTTPLRPNTEIAEHIAKHGDGVRSIALWVDDARKSWEETTKRGARSVEEPQVLEDEHGRAVVSSIAAYGDTLHTFVERGDYTGPFLPGYRAVMDDVVARPVGLLHIDHCVGNVGWNSMNDWVKFYEDVMGFGLYQHFDDSDISTEYSALMSKVMANGNGYVKFPINEPAEGKRKSQIEEYLDFYGGPGVQHIALATNDILDTVSRLKQQGVEFLTVPHSYYTELQGRVGKIDEPTDDLERLGILVDRDNEGYMLQIFTRPVEDRPTVFYEIIQRKGSRSFGKGNFKALFEAIEREQASRGNL, encoded by the coding sequence ATGAGCACTACCCTCGCCCCAGTCCCCGAAACCACACAGCAGCGCGAAGACTTTCTGCCCCTGCGCGGCACCGATCATGTCGAGTTCTTCGTCGGTAATGCGCGGCAGGCGGCGTACTTCTATCGCTCGGCGTTTGGGATGAAGCTCGTTGCCTATGCCGGACCCGAGACCGGACGCCGCGATCGTGCGTCGTACGTTGTGCAGCAGGGCAAGGTGCGCTTTGTGCTGACTACGCCGCTGCGTCCCAACACCGAGATCGCGGAACACATCGCAAAGCATGGCGACGGCGTGCGCTCGATTGCGCTGTGGGTCGATGATGCCCGCAAGTCGTGGGAAGAGACGACCAAGCGCGGCGCGCGCAGCGTCGAGGAGCCGCAGGTACTGGAAGATGAGCATGGCCGCGCGGTGGTGTCGAGCATCGCCGCTTATGGCGATACGCTGCATACCTTCGTCGAGCGTGGCGACTACACAGGGCCGTTTCTGCCCGGCTATCGTGCGGTGATGGATGATGTCGTGGCACGGCCCGTGGGGCTGCTGCACATCGATCATTGCGTCGGCAACGTGGGCTGGAACTCGATGAACGACTGGGTGAAGTTCTACGAAGACGTGATGGGCTTCGGGCTGTATCAGCACTTCGACGACAGCGATATCTCGACCGAGTACTCGGCGCTGATGTCGAAGGTGATGGCCAACGGCAACGGCTACGTAAAGTTCCCGATCAACGAGCCGGCCGAGGGCAAGCGCAAGTCGCAGATCGAAGAGTATCTCGACTTCTACGGCGGCCCTGGAGTTCAACACATCGCGCTCGCGACCAACGACATCCTCGATACGGTCTCGCGGCTGAAGCAGCAGGGCGTGGAGTTTCTTACCGTTCCGCACTCGTACTACACGGAGCTGCAGGGGCGTGTCGGCAAGATCGATGAACCGACCGATGATCTGGAGCGGCTGGGCATCCTGGTCGATCGTGACAATGAGGGCTACATGCTGCAGATCTTCACGCGCCCGGTCGAGGACCGTCCCACAGTGTTCTACGAGATCATTCAGCGCAAGGGAAGCCGCAGCTTCGGCAAGGGAAACTTCAAGGCGTTGTTTGAAGCGATCGAGCGCGAACAGGCCAGCCGCGGAAATCTGTAG
- a CDS encoding O-antigen ligase family protein: MNTSATTFEAGSTTAQPTLFLPALIGFFFSFRVFSVVLTVRVLQQDPQVGVAISLGVNFLLLLLVVFQTFGPAPRTLRSLLRLPGLFWVLFFLGFSGCSLIWSVADSLPAAAAFWGGMASDWAMVILLLRSGSISEVSSSLMKGIVYGACCVALVAWILPAQSDLRLGDEDFLGPNAIGYACGFAMFFAEYLILVRREKGPWKFSLVFLGITLLRSLSKTTIIAFIASGITLLLLDKSISRKTKVIVVLSLIVIFILFSSLLVSYFSDYTDTDTGDQAESLSGRLGIWAYILNEAVDKPLIGHGFHSVWHVIPPFYSSHFEARHAHNELLQQFYAYGAVGVVMLIGLYGSFYRQIKKLPASPLKAMLFGLLVFILIRGLADTEAFDLSLPLWAITLFSTLMSEAMLSPSQLDSSDATLPVSNLPLQTLSPS; encoded by the coding sequence TTGAACACTAGCGCTACAACCTTCGAAGCAGGCAGCACAACGGCGCAGCCGACCCTGTTCCTTCCGGCGCTGATCGGATTCTTTTTCTCCTTTCGCGTCTTCTCCGTTGTCCTGACGGTGCGCGTCCTGCAGCAAGACCCTCAAGTCGGGGTGGCCATCAGTCTTGGCGTTAATTTCCTGTTGTTGCTGCTCGTCGTGTTTCAGACGTTCGGGCCTGCGCCGAGGACCCTGCGCTCGTTGTTGCGATTGCCAGGCCTCTTCTGGGTACTGTTCTTTCTCGGATTCTCCGGTTGCAGTCTGATCTGGAGCGTTGCAGACTCGTTGCCGGCAGCGGCGGCTTTCTGGGGTGGGATGGCCTCTGACTGGGCGATGGTGATTCTGCTGCTTCGCTCAGGCTCCATTTCCGAGGTATCTTCCAGCCTCATGAAAGGCATCGTCTACGGGGCCTGCTGCGTCGCCCTGGTGGCATGGATCTTGCCAGCGCAATCGGACCTTCGCCTTGGTGACGAAGACTTCCTCGGCCCCAATGCCATCGGCTATGCCTGCGGCTTCGCGATGTTTTTCGCGGAGTACCTAATCCTGGTGCGGCGCGAGAAAGGCCCCTGGAAGTTTTCCTTAGTCTTTCTGGGCATCACGCTTCTCCGCAGCCTCAGCAAAACCACCATCATTGCTTTCATCGCGAGTGGAATTACCCTGTTACTTCTGGATAAGTCGATCAGCCGAAAGACCAAGGTCATCGTGGTTCTTTCGCTCATCGTTATATTTATCTTATTTTCGAGTTTATTAGTCTCCTACTTTTCCGACTATACCGACACCGACACGGGAGATCAGGCCGAGTCCCTTAGCGGCAGGCTTGGGATATGGGCTTACATCTTGAACGAAGCGGTGGATAAACCCTTGATCGGGCATGGATTTCATTCTGTCTGGCACGTAATCCCTCCCTTCTACAGCTCCCACTTCGAAGCCAGGCACGCGCACAACGAGTTACTGCAACAGTTCTATGCCTATGGCGCGGTGGGCGTCGTCATGCTGATCGGCCTTTATGGCAGCTTTTATCGCCAGATCAAAAAACTGCCCGCCTCTCCGCTGAAGGCGATGCTGTTCGGGCTGCTGGTATTTATTCTTATCCGCGGCCTCGCCGATACCGAAGCCTTTGATCTCTCGCTTCCGCTATGGGCGATTACCTTGTTCTCCACCCTGATGTCAGAGGCGATGCTTTCACCGTCTCAGCTCGATTCATCCGACGCAACGCTCCCGGTTTCGAACTTACCCCTACAAACGCTGTCTCCGAGCTGA
- a CDS encoding periplasmic heavy metal sensor: MTSLRHLRHLMLAGFMLLACMVLLSASQAHAQGRGGARGGMMGMGGRMGDRGLAPSAGSQTIHRGPMLAPPGRFWDDKKTVKKLDLRPEQQKRMDDLFNSSKDNLLSLYNNLQNEQQRFGSMSREDLQDENKVFAQIDRVAQARADLEKANAHLLLQIRKELDPPQLAELDHEIASSQ; the protein is encoded by the coding sequence TTGACCTCGCTCCGTCATCTTCGGCATCTCATGCTCGCCGGCTTCATGCTGCTTGCCTGCATGGTCCTGCTCAGTGCCTCCCAGGCGCACGCGCAGGGCCGTGGCGGCGCCAGGGGCGGCATGATGGGTATGGGAGGCCGCATGGGCGATCGCGGGCTTGCGCCCTCCGCGGGGAGTCAGACCATCCACCGTGGGCCTATGCTTGCGCCACCCGGCCGCTTCTGGGACGACAAGAAGACCGTTAAAAAACTCGACCTGCGTCCCGAGCAGCAGAAACGAATGGACGATCTCTTCAACTCCAGCAAGGACAATCTGCTTTCGCTCTACAACAACCTGCAGAACGAGCAGCAGCGATTCGGTTCGATGTCCCGCGAAGATCTACAGGATGAGAACAAAGTCTTCGCGCAGATCGACCGCGTAGCCCAGGCCCGCGCCGATCTGGAGAAGGCCAACGCCCACCTCCTGCTGCAGATTCGCAAGGAGCTGGATCCCCCGCAACTCGCGGAACTGGACCACGAGATCGCCAGTTCGCAATAG
- a CDS encoding AI-2E family transporter: MRESRATRSNILFFFAVLIALGLAWKLLNVLELVYVSALFAVVLMPVVQQIMRVRIRGWSPSRPIAIVVLLGTVLFALTLFLIVGLPPVVHDIQRFAADLPKRIPDLVARLHKLPMADKLGVDSLAQRSEDLASSVATYLLASLPLWMKRILDIVTAFILCIYFMLEGEYAYYYFLSFFTASERTRLAKTLITAEHRMSKWLLGQGALMLILGITSTCVFGALHVRYFVLLGVLMGLFNIIPVAGGVITILLVASVAALDSWSKMLGVFIFYAIYVQLENGFLTPRIMKTSVNLMGLSVLVALLAGTALAGIPGALVSVPTAALIAVLMDEYFVKADGEQLAREAEATEAVAAKA, encoded by the coding sequence GTGCGCGAGTCCCGAGCAACGCGCAGCAACATCCTTTTCTTCTTCGCAGTTTTGATCGCGCTCGGTCTGGCGTGGAAGCTGCTCAACGTGCTGGAACTCGTCTACGTGAGCGCGCTCTTCGCCGTAGTTCTGATGCCGGTCGTACAGCAGATCATGCGGGTCAGGATTCGCGGCTGGAGCCCCTCGCGCCCCATCGCCATCGTCGTGTTGCTGGGGACCGTGCTCTTCGCCCTGACGTTGTTTCTGATCGTCGGTCTGCCGCCCGTGGTGCATGACATCCAACGCTTCGCGGCCGATCTGCCCAAGCGCATTCCCGACCTCGTCGCCCGGCTGCACAAGCTGCCGATGGCCGATAAACTGGGCGTCGATTCCCTGGCCCAGCGTTCGGAAGACCTTGCCTCCTCGGTTGCAACCTATCTCCTCGCCTCGCTTCCCCTCTGGATGAAGCGCATCCTCGATATTGTTACCGCCTTCATCCTCTGCATCTACTTCATGCTCGAGGGCGAATACGCCTACTATTATTTCCTCTCCTTTTTTACCGCCTCTGAACGCACACGTCTGGCCAAGACGCTGATCACGGCCGAGCATCGCATGAGCAAGTGGCTGCTGGGACAAGGAGCGCTGATGCTGATCCTCGGCATCACGAGCACCTGCGTCTTCGGCGCACTGCATGTGCGCTACTTCGTTCTGTTGGGCGTCCTGATGGGGCTCTTCAACATCATTCCTGTCGCCGGCGGCGTCATCACCATCCTGTTGGTGGCTAGCGTGGCCGCGCTCGACTCCTGGTCGAAGATGCTTGGCGTCTTCATCTTCTATGCGATCTATGTGCAACTCGAAAACGGCTTCCTGACACCACGCATCATGAAGACCAGCGTGAACCTGATGGGGCTCTCCGTACTGGTCGCGTTGCTGGCCGGCACAGCTCTGGCAGGAATTCCCGGCGCACTCGTCTCCGTGCCGACCGCCGCCCTGATTGCCGTGTTGATGGACGAATACTTCGTCAAGGCAGACGGCGAGCAACTCGCCCGCGAGGCCGAAGCCACCGAAGCCGTCGCAGCAAAGGCCTGA
- a CDS encoding glycosyl hydrolase family 28-related protein gives MKSRRSLPLLLALGMNACGLPMNSQALPIASNGTGTSGISVMSYGAAGDGITDDTRAINSAMTACVNKTAPANGCVLYFPAGIYITTGLALQSFVHMKGDGWGTSVLRLKPHTSADVLTVPAGTFNFSVYGLTLDGNSAKGGSGNCFSTATTATGPVEWNTANKRAASINVQKWGHMEEVMFTNCSADGIHINAYNYMLFIDNFYIFNNGSYGLYTQGTNSSFTNFQIERNGTAGIHVANANNRFTSGEVIWNGSANSTEAAVYVSGGRNILTAVEAEDNYTNGFFDNGSDDEFIGCVSDSNGYARGDANASSLTASGFILDGTGGVYIGDKVTSYRGRLPDGKFPTQWPYILKNANQARIDISSDSTNEPPPTVSEVPQAGSSMAGHVACIKSAGPPVVIGFCSKVNNSTGACTCS, from the coding sequence ATGAAGTCCAGAAGATCGCTTCCTCTCCTTTTGGCCCTGGGCATGAATGCATGTGGACTTCCTATGAACTCCCAGGCGTTGCCCATTGCGAGTAATGGAACTGGGACGTCCGGGATCAGCGTTATGAGCTATGGGGCTGCGGGAGATGGAATCACCGACGACACAAGGGCCATCAACTCGGCAATGACAGCCTGCGTCAACAAAACGGCTCCGGCCAACGGCTGCGTCTTGTATTTTCCGGCAGGCATCTACATCACCACAGGACTTGCCCTCCAATCGTTTGTGCACATGAAAGGCGATGGCTGGGGGACCTCTGTCCTCCGGCTCAAGCCACACACTTCCGCGGATGTACTTACAGTTCCGGCTGGAACGTTCAACTTCAGCGTTTACGGATTAACGCTTGACGGAAACTCCGCAAAGGGTGGATCTGGAAACTGCTTTTCTACCGCTACGACCGCAACCGGGCCGGTGGAGTGGAATACAGCGAATAAGCGAGCGGCTTCTATCAATGTCCAGAAATGGGGACACATGGAAGAGGTGATGTTTACCAACTGCTCGGCGGACGGCATCCACATCAACGCCTATAACTACATGCTGTTTATTGATAATTTCTATATTTTCAATAATGGATCGTACGGCCTCTATACCCAGGGAACGAACAGCAGCTTTACGAACTTTCAAATCGAGCGCAACGGTACAGCCGGGATACATGTCGCCAACGCCAATAATAGATTTACCTCCGGAGAAGTCATTTGGAATGGATCGGCCAACAGCACCGAAGCGGCAGTCTATGTATCCGGCGGAAGAAATATTCTCACCGCTGTCGAAGCCGAAGATAACTACACTAACGGATTTTTCGACAACGGCTCCGACGACGAATTTATTGGCTGTGTCTCCGATTCAAACGGCTATGCGCGCGGAGATGCGAATGCCTCTTCTTTGACCGCTAGCGGATTTATTCTCGACGGGACGGGTGGAGTCTATATCGGAGATAAGGTAACGAGTTATCGTGGCCGTCTCCCCGATGGAAAATTCCCCACCCAGTGGCCTTACATCCTGAAGAATGCAAACCAGGCAAGAATCGACATTAGCTCCGATAGCACTAACGAACCGCCGCCTACGGTCTCTGAGGTACCGCAAGCAGGATCGTCCATGGCTGGGCATGTAGCTTGTATCAAGTCAGCCGGGCCTCCTGTAGTGATTGGGTTCTGCTCCAAAGTGAACAACTCCACAGGCGCTTGTACCTGCAGTTGA
- a CDS encoding aldo/keto reductase: MTTPLGNTKQLGNSDLHLTAIGFGAWAIGGGGWQYGWGAQDDQDSIAAIHRSLDAGINWIDTAAVYGLGHSEETVAKALKSTSAKPYVFTKSSMTWGEDRKIVQTMKKIREEVEQSLRRLQVEAIDLYQIHWPVPDEELEEGWTTMAELQREGKVRWIGVSNFSVAQMERALKIAPITSLQPPYSAINRSAEPEILPFCLKHGIGVINYSPMHSGLLTGAMTKERVAQMPEDDFRRNAKNYQEPQLSRNLELAELFKTIGKRHNVEAGVVAIAWTLYNPAITAAIVGGRNAKQVEGVLPAVNFRLSEAEYAEVGEFLKARF; encoded by the coding sequence ATGACCACACCGCTCGGTAACACCAAACAACTCGGCAACTCTGACCTTCACCTCACCGCGATCGGCTTTGGCGCCTGGGCCATCGGCGGAGGCGGGTGGCAGTACGGCTGGGGCGCGCAGGATGATCAGGATTCTATTGCCGCCATTCATCGCTCTCTCGACGCCGGTATCAACTGGATCGATACTGCTGCCGTCTATGGCCTCGGCCACTCGGAAGAGACGGTTGCGAAGGCCCTGAAGTCCACCAGCGCAAAGCCTTATGTCTTTACCAAGTCCTCCATGACCTGGGGTGAAGATCGCAAGATCGTGCAGACGATGAAGAAGATCCGCGAAGAGGTGGAGCAGAGCCTCCGCCGTCTGCAGGTGGAGGCCATCGACCTGTACCAGATTCATTGGCCGGTTCCTGACGAAGAGCTGGAAGAGGGCTGGACCACGATGGCCGAACTGCAGCGCGAGGGTAAGGTGCGTTGGATCGGCGTCTCCAACTTCAGCGTTGCCCAGATGGAGCGCGCTCTCAAGATCGCTCCGATTACGTCGCTGCAGCCGCCCTACTCCGCGATCAACCGTTCGGCTGAGCCGGAGATTCTGCCCTTCTGCCTGAAGCACGGCATCGGCGTCATCAACTACTCGCCGATGCACTCCGGCCTGCTCACCGGGGCGATGACCAAAGAGCGCGTCGCCCAGATGCCGGAGGACGACTTCCGCCGCAACGCCAAGAACTACCAGGAGCCGCAACTCTCGCGCAATCTTGAGCTTGCGGAGCTCTTCAAAACCATTGGCAAGCGCCACAACGTCGAGGCAGGTGTCGTCGCGATTGCTTGGACGCTGTATAACCCCGCGATTACGGCGGCTATCGTCGGCGGGCGCAATGCGAAGCAGGTGGAAGGGGTTCTTCCGGCGGTGAACTTCCGTCTGTCCGAGGCTGAGTATGCCGAGGTTGGGGAGTTTTTGAAGGCGCGGTTTTAA
- a CDS encoding DUF3861 domain-containing protein, with product MSYRYRITIEKLGPLQSHRQEEESLQFCADNHDPLLEIVKAIRAKRLLDMDRSASLAIGLKLLGEIVLEKRKDPLFAPLVLPIRNFTQQLKSLEPVSNTTKP from the coding sequence ATGTCTTATCGTTACCGGATCACCATTGAAAAGCTCGGCCCACTTCAGAGCCATCGTCAGGAGGAAGAGAGTCTGCAGTTCTGCGCCGACAATCACGATCCTCTGCTCGAGATCGTGAAGGCGATTCGGGCAAAACGTCTCCTCGACATGGACAGATCGGCATCGCTGGCGATTGGGCTCAAACTCCTGGGCGAGATCGTTCTCGAAAAGAGAAAAGATCCGTTGTTCGCGCCCCTGGTGCTACCGATTCGTAACTTCACTCAACAGCTCAAGAGTCTTGAGCCGGTCAGCAACACTACAAAACCATAG